One stretch of Juglans microcarpa x Juglans regia isolate MS1-56 chromosome 3D, Jm3101_v1.0, whole genome shotgun sequence DNA includes these proteins:
- the LOC121253912 gene encoding MLP-like protein 43 codes for MSSSLSGKLSIEIEVKSSARAFYEANAKRLYEIPKLCPTCIPRIDLVEGKWEEVGAVVNWHLAYGGKTVISKEIYESIDDEKLSVTFKVIGGSFVESFKSFKFIFQAFPKKEGSLVRWTYEYEKLNADIPDPKDLLQFAADLTREIDDTLMKIGQE; via the exons atgtcATCTTCTCTGTCTGGTAAGTTAAGTATTGAAATAGAGGTCAAGTCATCAGCTCGTGCTTTTTATGAGGCTAACGCGAAACGATTGTACGAGATACCAAAACTTTGCCCTACCTGTATACCCAGGATTGATTTAGTAGAAGGAAAATGGGAAGAAGTGGGTGCTGTCGTGAACTGGCATCTCGCATACG GGGGGAAAACTGTAATTTCCAAGGAGATATACGAGAGCATAGATGACGAAAAACTATCAGTTACGTTCAAGGTGATAGGAGGATCATTCGTAGAGTCGTTcaaaagtttcaagttcattttTCAGGCCTTTCCAAAGAAAGAGGGAAGCTTGGTCCGTTGGACTTATGAATATGAGAAACTTAACGCGGATATTCCAGATCCAAAAGATTTGCTTCAGTTTGCAGCTGATCTTACCAGAGAGATAGATGATACTCTTATGAAGATCGGCCAGGAGTAG